The following are encoded in a window of Rosa chinensis cultivar Old Blush chromosome 4, RchiOBHm-V2, whole genome shotgun sequence genomic DNA:
- the LOC112200138 gene encoding rhamnogalacturonan I rhamnosyltransferase 1, translated as MDGKDDLKDPEYGQEVKDEKSYSYINGKLKYWKYAGGMKAELLKDLMNGTNIKAEKYLKGLVIARTRLARLKLWAVRLTKVLLLLAIALQVKGLGDTLLPKISKSSLPPERIYENNGYLMVSSNGGLNQMRSGICDMVAIARYLNVTLIVPELDNTSFWNDRSQFEDIFDVDYFITSLRDEVKILKELPPKQKKKVELESLYSMPPISWSNMTYYYNTILPRIQTYEVVHFTKTDARLANNGIPEEVQKLRCRANYQALKFAPPIEALGKKIVNILRERGPFMVLHLRYEMDMVAFSGCTEGCNREEIEETTKMRYAYPWWKEKEIDSEKKRKDGLCPLTPEETALALRALGIDRDIQVYIAAGDIYKAERRMAPLKEAFPNLVRKETLVDASDLLPLQNHSNQMAALDYYVSIESDIFVPTYGGNMAKVVEGHRRYLGFKKTILLDRKALVDLIDQYNNGTLSWSEFALGVNTVHAERMGQPTRRVEVPGKPKLEDYFYTNPTECLSLPAEDDDQLLQ; from the exons ATGGATGGAAAAGATGATCTCAAGGACCCGGAATATGGCCAGGAGGTGAAGGATGAGAAGTCTTACTCTTACATTAATGGGAAGCTCAAGTACTGGAAATATGCCGGAGGAATGAAGGCTGAACTCTTGAAGGATTTGATGAACGGGACTAATATCAAAGCCGAGAAGTACTTGAAAGGGTTGGTGATAGCTAGGACCCGACTCGCCCGGTTGAAATTGTGGGCGGTTCGACTGACGAAAGTGCTGCTACTCTTGGCTATTGCATTGCAGGTCAAGGGTTTGGGAGATACCTTGTTGCCAAAGATATCCAAAAGCTCTCTTCCCCCTGAAA GGATTTACGAAAACAATGGATATTTGATGGTTTCATCCAATGGAGGACTAAATCAGATGCGATCTGGC ATATGTGACATGGTAGCAATTGCAAGATATTTAAATGTCACCCTTATAGTTCCTGAGTTGGATAACACCTCCTTCTGGAATGACCGCAG TCAATTTGAAGACATATTCGATGTGGATTATTTCATTACCTCATTGAGAGATGAGGTCAAAATTTTAAAAGAACTACCTCCTaagcagaagaagaaagtgGAATTAGAATCCCTTTATTCCATGCCCCCAATTAGTTGGTCCAATATGACTTATTACTATAACACG ATTCTTCCTCGCATACAAACATACGAAGTTGTGCACTTCACGAAAACAGATGCTAGGCTTGCCAACAATGGCATCCCTGAAGAGGTTCAGAAGCTTCGCTGCCGTGCTAATTACCAAGCTCTGAAATTCGCTCCTCCGATTGAGGCATTAGGCAAGAAAATTGTTAACATCCTCCGTGAAAGAGGCCCTTTCATGGTCCTTCATCTTCGGTACGAAATGGACATGGTGGCTTTTTCTGGTTGCACTGAGGGTTGCAATCGAGAAGAGATTGAAGAGACAACGAAAATGAG ATATGCTTATCCATGGTGGAAAGAAAAGGAGATTGATtcagagaagaaaaggaaggatGGACTTTGCCCTTTAACACCTGAAGAAACTGCTCTAGCATTAAGAGCACTAGGCATTGATCGTGATATTCAAGTCTATATTGCTGCTGGAGATATATACAAGGCAGAAAGGAGAATGGCACCTCTCAAAGAAGCTTTTCCAAATTtg GTGAGAAAGGAGACGTTGGTTGATGCATCAGATCTTCTCCCTCTCCAAAACCACTCGAACCAAATGGCGGCTCTGGACTACTACGTCTCGATAGAAAGTGACATCTTTGTCCCAACATATGGAGGAAACATGGCAAAAGTAGTTGAAGGCCATAGAAGATACTTGGGATTCAAGAAAACCATTCTTCTAGACAGAAAGGCTCTGGTGGATCTGATAGACCAGTACAACAATGGAACCCTGAGCTGGAGCGAGTTCGCACTCGGAGTGAATACTGTTCATGCAGAGCGTATGGGACAACCAACTAGAAGAGTGGAGGTTCCCGGAAAACCTAAACTAGAGGACTACTTCTATACAAACCCAACTGAGTGTTTGTCACTGCCAGCTGAAGATGATGATCAACTATTACAGTAG